Proteins from a single region of Flavobacterium sp. YJ01:
- a CDS encoding glycoside hydrolase family 27 protein, with protein sequence MKKIALLLALGLSSLGFSQGNTHKQQAGKFEGLAMTPPMGWNSWNTFATNIDEKLVKETADIMVSSGLAAAGYNYIVLDDGWMTHERDVNGDLVPDPEKFPSGMKAVIDYVHSKGLKFGLYNCAGTKTCAGYPGTRGYEYQDARFYAKLGIDFLKYDWCNTEGITAKEAYATMSNALKTAGRPIVFSLCEWGDNQPWEWGKPIGNLWRISGDIYPCFDCEYKHPENWSSWGFMKIADMRKDIRKYSGPDHWNDFDMMEVGNEMNNTEDKTHFAMWCMLSSPLFTGNDYRKMSKETLAILTNKELLLVNQDKLGIQGFKYAVLDGIEVWVKPLSDGAWAISFVNRTETSKKINFDWKKNNIKDADFGYEADFSKTNFKIKDLWKNKEVGNTKKAFIAQIASHDVITLKLIP encoded by the coding sequence ATGAAAAAAATCGCTTTGTTGCTTGCTTTGGGTTTGTCCAGTTTAGGTTTCAGTCAAGGAAATACGCATAAACAGCAAGCTGGAAAATTTGAAGGCCTTGCTATGACACCGCCAATGGGATGGAATTCGTGGAATACTTTTGCAACTAATATCGATGAAAAACTGGTAAAAGAAACTGCAGATATAATGGTTTCTTCTGGTTTGGCAGCTGCGGGTTACAATTATATAGTATTAGACGATGGCTGGATGACACACGAACGCGATGTAAATGGTGATTTGGTTCCAGATCCTGAAAAATTTCCTAGCGGAATGAAAGCAGTGATTGATTATGTTCATAGTAAAGGTTTGAAATTCGGTTTGTACAATTGCGCTGGAACAAAAACTTGCGCTGGTTATCCTGGTACACGAGGTTATGAATATCAAGATGCGAGATTTTATGCAAAATTGGGAATCGATTTTCTAAAATACGATTGGTGTAATACAGAAGGAATTACAGCAAAAGAAGCTTACGCAACAATGAGTAATGCGCTAAAAACTGCAGGAAGACCAATTGTTTTTAGCCTTTGCGAATGGGGCGATAATCAACCTTGGGAATGGGGAAAGCCTATTGGGAATCTTTGGAGAATTTCGGGCGATATTTATCCTTGTTTTGATTGCGAATACAAACATCCAGAAAATTGGTCTTCTTGGGGATTTATGAAAATTGCTGACATGAGAAAAGATATCCGTAAATATTCAGGTCCAGATCATTGGAATGATTTTGATATGATGGAAGTTGGAAACGAAATGAACAATACCGAAGATAAAACCCATTTTGCAATGTGGTGTATGCTTTCTTCGCCTTTGTTTACAGGAAATGATTATCGAAAAATGTCTAAAGAAACATTAGCAATTTTAACCAATAAAGAATTGCTCTTAGTAAATCAAGATAAGCTTGGAATTCAAGGTTTTAAATATGCTGTTTTAGATGGAATAGAAGTTTGGGTAAAACCACTTTCTGACGGAGCTTGGGCAATAAGTTTTGTAAATAGAACTGAAACTTCGAAAAAAATTAATTTTGATTGGAAGAAAAACAATATTAAAGATGCTGATTTTGGATATGAAGCCGATTTTTCTAAAACAAATTTCAAAATAAAAGATCTTTGGAAAAATAAAGAAGTAGGAAATACTAAAAAGGCTTTCATTGCCCAAATTGCGTCGCATGATGTTATAACATTAAAATTAATTCCTTAA